TGCTGTGGGCCGACGAAGGCGACGGCGGAACGGTCAGTTCGTCTGCACTCGAAAAGCTCCGCGACAACGAGTTCGTCTTCGCCACGCTGGAGCAGGCGCTCGCGATGGTGGACGAAGACGCCGATACGGAGGCCGCGGCCGACGCAATCGGGACGTTCGATACCGACGGGCGAACAATCGAAAGCGACGTGGTGTGAGTACCGGGAGCGCGTCGGTGCTATTCGGTCTCGCGCCGTTCGCTCCCGCTCTGGTTCTGTTCAGCCTCGCTACGCTCGGCTGAACTACTCTTCGAAGATGAACGTCCCGTCCGTCTGGATGCGCTCGCCGTCCACCTCGATGAACGAGTCCTCGCTCATGTCGACAATCATGTCGGTGTGGACGGCCGAGTCGTTGCGCTCGTTCTCTTCGCTGACGGTGTCCTCGTAGGCCATCCCGATGGCCATGTGGACGGTGTCGCCCATCTTCTCGTCGAACAGCATGTTGTACGTGAACTCGTCGATGTCGCGGTTCATCCCGATGCCGAGTTCGCCGAGCCGCTTGGCTCCCTCGTCGGTTTCGAGCAGCGAGGTGAGCATCTCCTCGTTCTTCTCGGCGTCGTGTTCGACTACCTCGCCGTCTTCGAAGACGAGTCGAGCACCGAGCACCTCGCGGCCGTGGACCATCACGGGCTTGTCGAACAGCACCTCGCCCTCGACGCTGTCGGCGATGGGCGCGGTGAACACCTCGCCGCCCGGCATGTTGTGTTTCCCGCAGTCGTTTTTCACGATGTTGCCCTCGATGGACATGCGCACGTCCGTCGTCTCGCCCGACTTGATGTGCACCTCGTCGGCGTCTTCGAGGATGTCGACCAGCTGCGACTGGTACTCCTCGACGGCGTCCCAGTCCTTGTTGACGGCGCTCCAGACGAACTCCTCGTAGGCTTCCGTCGACATTTCCGCCTTCTGTGCGCCCGACGGCGTCGGGAACTGCGTCCCGTTCCACCGCTTTTCGAGATACTCCTGCTGGATTGGCTTGTTCTCCGCCGACTGCTTCTGTCGAATCTCCGGGGGAACGTCGCTCTGTTCGGACATGTTCTGTTGGCCCCGGATGGAAATCATCGCGTCGGCGGCCTCGATTGGGGCCAGCGCCATCTCGTTGAGTTCGATGTCGTCCTCGTCGACGGCGCGCATGTAGGCGCGACTCGCGCGTGAGGACCCCATCGAGACGGAGGTGGTGGCACCGCGTTCGGCACACAGTTCGTTGACCGCGACGATGAGGTCCTCTGCGGCCGGTTGCCCGCGGATGAGAACGTTATCGCCCTGCTGGATATCGGTACTGTGGTCAACGAGCACCTCGGCGTGCTCGCGGATACGTGGGTCCATACCCTTCCTTGTGGGGGTAGACAGTTAGTTTTCCGCAGAAACCGGTTTCTGTTCGGATTCTTATACGTCGCCGACGGCGACGTGGAATGGAATCGTCTCCCGACGCTCGTACTCGCCGGCCTGCGTCTGTTCGAGTGCCGTGCGGCCCATCTCGCGCCACGCCGCGCGCAGGCGGTCGAGCGCGTCGGCGTCGCCGGCGAGGTCGCCCCGCTGGGTGTGAATCGCGTCGCCGCGCGCCTTCCGGCCCACGGCTTCGAGGTCGGCCTCAGAGTACGGCGGTTCGACCGTCTGTGTCTGGTCGCGACGGGCCGTCTCGACGTTCGCGAATCCGGCCTCCTCGAACAGGTCGACGAGTCGGTTTCCGAGGGTTACGTCGGTGTCGACGCCGGCGATGTAGCGGTCGCGCGCCTCCCCCGCCAGTCGCGACTCGCTCGCGACGGTGGACTCGACGGTGACGGCTTCGTTGTCGGGTTCGACGGCCGCGACCGACTCGCTCGCGACGCGGGCAAACTCACCGAGCGCGCGCTCGGGGTCGGGGAGGTTGATGAGCAGCGCCTGACAGACGACGATGTCGAAGCTGTCGTCCGGGAACGGGAGCTGGTAGGCGTCGGCGCGCACCCCCGGCACGGCTCGGGGGAGATGCGCCAGCAGGTCGGCGTCGCGGTCCGCGCCGACGATGCGGGCGTCCGTCTCTTCTCGGAGGGCCGCCGCGAGTTCGCCGGTCCCGCAGCCGACGTCGAGCACGGAGTCGCGGCTGGCGAGTCGGAGAGGCGCGAGGGCGGTCCGGTCGTCCCACATCCCCTCGCGCGTGCGGTCGAGATACTCGGCGGAAAAGCGGCGCACACCGCGCGTTCGACGCGGTTGGAAAAAACGGCGTCGGCTCTCGCTCTACGCGTCGAGTTCCGTCCCACACTCGGGACAGACGAGCACCATCCCGTCGTCGCCGAACTGCATCTGCATGTTGTCGCTGTCGCCCTCGGGACACGGCTGCGGGAGCCGCACGTCTCCGCTCTCGCGGGGGGCACCGAGCGCGATGACGGCCGCCTCGCCGTCGCCGGTGTTCTCGCTGGTCTGGTACTTGCCGGGGGCAAACCGGATGGCCTCCTCGGCCTCGAGCACGACCGACTCGTCGCCGTCGTAGCCGACGGTGAAGGTCACCTCGCCCTCGATGACGTAGAAAATCTCCTCTTGGTCCATGTGGGTGTGCAGCCCGCCGGACAGCCCCTCGCCGGGGTCGACTCGGTAGTGATTGATTGCGAGACCGCTCGCGTCGAGGGCGTCGGTCAGCCCGCGTCGGTCTGCCGCCCCCATCCCGCCCGATTCCACGTCTGCCACGGAGACTTTCTCCATACTCTCCGCTCGGGAGCCAGCCTCAAAAGGGTCGGCTCGCCGGCTTACCCCTGATACAACTCGCGGACTCGCTCGCGGTTCCCGTCGGTCACCGCTCGCTGGCCCGTCCGGTCACTCCGTGTGGAGTTCGCGAACTCGCTCGATGTTCCACGCGAAGGATTTCCCGTCTTCCGTCGGGGTTTCGAGCGCCATCGGCACGCCGAGGTCGGCGGCGGTGTTGATGAACGCGCGCATCCCCTCGACGCCGATTTCGCCCTCGCCGATGTGGGCGTGTTCGTCCTTGTTGGTGCCGCAGGCGTGTTTCGAGTCGTTGAGGTGGACGTAGGAGAGCCGGTCGAGTCCGACGACGTCGTCGAACTCGGCGAACGTCGCCTCGACGCCCTCGGCGGTCGAGAGGTCGTAGCCCGCGGCGAAGACGTGGGCCGTGTCGAGACAGAACTCGATATCCTCGCTCGTCTCGTCGGCGACGGTCGCGAGATGCTCGAACTGCCCGCCGAGTTTGGTGCCCGACCCCGCGTCGGACTCGATGAGCACCGTCACGTCTTCGGGCACGTCGAGGTCATCGAGCACGGAGCCGGCGTTCGCCAGCCCGCCCTCCACGCCCGCGCCGGTGTGTGCCCCGAGGTGGACGTTGACGTACGGGATGTCGAGGCGGTCGGCCACGTCGACCTCCTCCTGCATCGACGCCAGTGATTTCCGGCGGAGGTCGTCTTTCGGCGTGCAGAGATTGACGAGATACGAGGTGTGGATGACCCACGGGCGCACGTCGTTTTCCGCCGCGAGGTCGCGAAACTGCGCGGCGGCCTCGTCGTCGATGCTCGGCGACTGCCACACCTGCGGGGAGTGGGAGAAGATCTGCCCGCAGTTGCCACCGTAGTCGAGTTGCTGGTGGACGGCGTTCGCCGGCCCGTCGTACGGTCCCGCGCTCTTCGCGATTGAGGTGTGTGCCCCGATGCGGATGTCGGCTTCGCTCATGGTCGTGGTCGGGTGTCGGACACGAAAAGTGGTCTTGTTTGGTCGCTGTTTACCGTTATTTTGACACCGTTCTCGCTGTTTGGCACAGGGGAGGACACGGTGCTGTTTGCTCGGCTTTCGACAGCAACAGCACCACTCTCGTTGCTTGGCCCCCGAGGAAACCGCACTGGTAGATTTAGCTTCAACAACACCGCAACCACTCTCGTTGCTTGGCTTCGGGGAAGCAGCACCGCACCAACCTTTCCCCACACCGCACACGCGCCAGAGGCGCGGTGCGGTAGGCCACCGCCTTGGTTGCCCAATCAAGCGATGCGGTGCGTTGGCGTGAGCCGGCGCGCCTCGTGCGTGCCCGTCGTCGCGAGGGACGAGCGAACGCAGTGAGCGAGTCGGCTGGGGAGGCTCGTGGGCGGTGCGGTCGGTGGGACTGAAAGGGGCGGGCGTGTCGCGCGTGTTCGGTCGGCTCCGTGACCCCTCTCGACGCGAACGCAGTGAGCGGAGAGATGTCACGGGGAGACCGCGACACGCCCGGGGCTTTCCGGCTGGTCACAACAAGAAAACCAAATTCAACGATAGACACCTCAAAACATCAGAACCAATCTACGCCGTAGGGTCGTCACGAGACCGCGTCCACGCCTCCGACCCATACTTCTCGCGAGCACGTTGTTCGGCAAACCGGACCTCGTCGTCCGACCACGCGCCCGCCTCGGCACCGGCCCACTCGGCGAGCGCATCCTCCAGTGCGGTCACCACATCCGCGCGCGACAGCTCCGGGCGAAGCTCTTTGAGACTCGTCACACGGCCCTCGAACTCGGCGGGCGACACCGCTTCGCTGAAACACCCCAGATGGCGCTCGGGGTCGCTCGCGAAGGAAATCGAGCCGTGTTGGATGACGGCGTCCTTCCGGCGATACTGGGCGTTGCCCGACAGCTTCCGGCCGTCGCCGGCGACGATATCGTGGGCCGGGTGGAGCGCGCGGAGATAACAGGCCGGCTCGTGGACGGCGGGCTGCTCCTCGTCGGCAAAGTGGGCGTCGACGCCGAGCGCGTCGAAGGCATCGAAGAGGGGCTGACAGAACCGCTCGTACGTTTCCATCAGGTCGC
This portion of the Halosegnis longus genome encodes:
- a CDS encoding cupin domain-containing protein; its protein translation is MEKVSVADVESGGMGAADRRGLTDALDASGLAINHYRVDPGEGLSGGLHTHMDQEEIFYVIEGEVTFTVGYDGDESVVLEAEEAIRFAPGKYQTSENTGDGEAAVIALGAPRESGDVRLPQPCPEGDSDNMQMQFGDDGMVLVCPECGTELDA
- a CDS encoding class I SAM-dependent methyltransferase → MRRFSAEYLDRTREGMWDDRTALAPLRLASRDSVLDVGCGTGELAAALREETDARIVGADRDADLLAHLPRAVPGVRADAYQLPFPDDSFDIVVCQALLINLPDPERALGEFARVASESVAAVEPDNEAVTVESTVASESRLAGEARDRYIAGVDTDVTLGNRLVDLFEEAGFANVETARRDQTQTVEPPYSEADLEAVGRKARGDAIHTQRGDLAGDADALDRLRAAWREMGRTALEQTQAGEYERRETIPFHVAVGDV
- a CDS encoding lipoate--protein ligase family protein, with the protein product MSDAWRLLREQTLPGGEAMAYDEAAARTAASGGPRTVRLYQWEPSTLSLGYRQAPESVDWAACERAGIDVIRRNTGGGGIYHDTYGDISYSIIAPADEVPGDLMETYERFCQPLFDAFDALGVDAHFADEEQPAVHEPACYLRALHPAHDIVAGDGRKLSGNAQYRRKDAVIQHGSISFASDPERHLGCFSEAVSPAEFEGRVTSLKELRPELSRADVVTALEDALAEWAGAEAGAWSDDEVRFAEQRAREKYGSEAWTRSRDDPTA
- a CDS encoding aminopeptidase, whose product is MDPRIREHAEVLVDHSTDIQQGDNVLIRGQPAAEDLIVAVNELCAERGATTSVSMGSSRASRAYMRAVDEDDIELNEMALAPIEAADAMISIRGQQNMSEQSDVPPEIRQKQSAENKPIQQEYLEKRWNGTQFPTPSGAQKAEMSTEAYEEFVWSAVNKDWDAVEEYQSQLVDILEDADEVHIKSGETTDVRMSIEGNIVKNDCGKHNMPGGEVFTAPIADSVEGEVLFDKPVMVHGREVLGARLVFEDGEVVEHDAEKNEEMLTSLLETDEGAKRLGELGIGMNRDIDEFTYNMLFDEKMGDTVHMAIGMAYEDTVSEENERNDSAVHTDMIVDMSEDSFIEVDGERIQTDGTFIFEE
- a CDS encoding deoxyribonuclease IV codes for the protein MSEADIRIGAHTSIAKSAGPYDGPANAVHQQLDYGGNCGQIFSHSPQVWQSPSIDDEAAAQFRDLAAENDVRPWVIHTSYLVNLCTPKDDLRRKSLASMQEEVDVADRLDIPYVNVHLGAHTGAGVEGGLANAGSVLDDLDVPEDVTVLIESDAGSGTKLGGQFEHLATVADETSEDIEFCLDTAHVFAAGYDLSTAEGVEATFAEFDDVVGLDRLSYVHLNDSKHACGTNKDEHAHIGEGEIGVEGMRAFINTAADLGVPMALETPTEDGKSFAWNIERVRELHTE